One Roseimaritima multifibrata DNA window includes the following coding sequences:
- a CDS encoding mercuric reductase codes for MTSKIIQLQPDDEHNQALEANVHPPEWQNPTPSQPYHLVVIGAGTAGLVTAAGAAGLGARVAIIERELMGGDCLNVGCVPSKGVIGAARVAASVRNAAPFGVNVPEGAAVDFAKVMERMRSKRSQISHADSAKRFNGLGVDVFFGQGTFVDDNTISVTRKSGEVSELKFKKAVVATGARAAAPPIKGLDGVNYLTNESLFSLTELPKRFGIVGSGPIGSEMAQSFARFGSEVFLFERGDHILPREDAEASAVVQDQFIKDGIHLILDAKDMEVAAGPGESIRVKVTQNGQTTETIVDHLLVAVGRAPNTDGLNLETVHVKYGQQGLEVNDQLQTTNPRIYAAGDICSKYKFTHAADFQARIVIQNALFAVGPFGKKKASDLIIPWATYTSPEIAHVGIYPHEAKETGVEIDTYTQQLEHVDRAILEGNDEGFVKIHTKKGTDTIVGATIVAENAGDMISEITVAMQNKIGLGGIGSAIHPYPTQAEAIRKLGDQYSRTRLTPFSKKMLSILQRLNVGK; via the coding sequence ATGACTTCTAAGATTATCCAGTTGCAACCCGATGATGAACACAACCAGGCTCTTGAAGCGAACGTGCACCCGCCCGAATGGCAAAACCCTACTCCAAGCCAACCGTATCATTTAGTGGTCATCGGTGCCGGAACCGCAGGACTGGTCACTGCCGCCGGAGCCGCCGGCTTGGGAGCACGGGTCGCGATCATCGAACGGGAATTAATGGGTGGTGACTGCTTGAATGTTGGCTGTGTTCCATCAAAGGGAGTAATTGGTGCGGCTCGAGTGGCGGCAAGCGTTCGAAACGCAGCTCCGTTTGGCGTTAACGTTCCCGAGGGAGCCGCCGTTGATTTTGCCAAAGTGATGGAACGAATGCGTTCGAAGCGCAGCCAAATCAGCCACGCGGATTCCGCCAAACGTTTCAACGGCCTGGGCGTCGACGTATTCTTCGGCCAAGGGACCTTCGTTGATGACAATACGATCTCGGTGACAAGAAAAAGTGGTGAGGTCTCAGAACTGAAATTTAAGAAGGCGGTCGTGGCAACTGGGGCCCGTGCCGCAGCGCCACCGATTAAAGGCCTTGATGGTGTGAACTACTTGACCAACGAAAGTCTCTTTTCGTTGACCGAATTGCCCAAACGATTCGGGATCGTCGGAAGTGGGCCCATCGGCAGCGAAATGGCTCAATCATTTGCTCGGTTTGGGAGCGAAGTCTTCCTGTTCGAACGAGGCGACCATATCCTGCCGCGTGAGGACGCCGAAGCATCCGCAGTGGTACAAGACCAATTTATAAAAGATGGAATCCATCTGATTCTGGACGCGAAGGATATGGAGGTCGCCGCAGGGCCGGGAGAGTCGATTCGCGTTAAAGTCACGCAAAACGGTCAAACAACCGAAACGATTGTCGATCACTTGTTGGTCGCGGTCGGTCGTGCACCGAATACAGACGGGTTGAACTTAGAAACGGTGCATGTGAAGTACGGTCAACAGGGATTGGAAGTTAACGACCAGTTGCAAACAACCAATCCACGGATCTATGCCGCCGGCGACATTTGCTCGAAATATAAGTTCACACACGCAGCCGACTTTCAAGCTCGAATCGTCATTCAGAACGCTTTGTTTGCCGTGGGACCATTTGGCAAGAAGAAAGCTAGCGACCTAATTATCCCCTGGGCGACCTACACTTCGCCGGAAATCGCACATGTTGGTATCTACCCACATGAGGCCAAGGAAACAGGAGTCGAAATCGATACCTACACACAACAGCTTGAACATGTCGATCGCGCCATCTTGGAAGGCAATGACGAAGGCTTTGTGAAGATCCACACGAAAAAGGGAACGGACACCATCGTTGGTGCAACCATTGTCGCCGAAAACGCTGGGGACATGATTTCAGAAATAACGGTGGCGATGCAGAACAAGATCGGCCTGGGAGGAATCGGATCCGCCATCCATCCTTACCCAACTCAAGCCGAAGCGATCCGAAAGTTGGGAGACCAGTACAGCCGGACGCGGCTAACCCCATTCAGCAAAAAGATGTTATCCATCCTGCAAAGGTTAAACGTAGGAAAGTAG